A window from Candidatus Gracilibacteria bacterium encodes these proteins:
- a CDS encoding Trp family transcriptional regulator yields MRQNHTALKNISKTFVLAESKKTMMKLLSDLLTPAEIHDIHERILIMQELYKGKPQREIAKKLGVSIAKVSRGSQVLQYGEGSFDPL; encoded by the coding sequence ATGCGCCAAAACCACACTGCCCTCAAAAATATTTCAAAGACCTTTGTATTGGCGGAAAGTAAAAAAACGATGATGAAACTTTTGAGTGATCTCCTCACCCCCGCTGAAATCCATGACATTCATGAACGGATTCTCATTATGCAAGAACTCTACAAAGGCAAACCTCAACGAGAGATTGCAAAGAAACTGGGCGTGAGCATCGCCAAAGTGAGCCGTGGCTCCCAAGTCCTGCAGTATGGAGAAGGAAGCTTTGACCCTTTATAA
- a CDS encoding prolyl-tRNA synthetase associated domain-containing protein, which yields MQELLNFLDAHGISYERFDHPAVFTCEEGNLLCPPMPGAKIKNLFITNRNGSRYYIVSIKEDKRADLKALEKELGETKLHFASAEAMKTHLGVEPGSVTILGLFNDKTHQVELILDETLRGEALQCHPLVNTATLVISAEDIQSFITATQSRSRFLLVPERSKNLYGHQHPEYEAIQRGS from the coding sequence ATGCAAGAACTTCTCAACTTTTTAGACGCGCACGGTATATCGTACGAGCGCTTCGATCATCCCGCCGTTTTCACCTGTGAAGAGGGGAACCTTCTGTGCCCGCCCATGCCCGGCGCAAAAATCAAAAATCTTTTCATCACCAATCGAAACGGAAGCCGCTATTACATTGTGTCCATTAAAGAAGACAAACGCGCCGATTTGAAAGCTTTGGAAAAAGAACTGGGCGAAACCAAGCTCCATTTTGCCTCCGCGGAGGCTATGAAAACACACCTCGGCGTGGAGCCCGGCTCCGTCACCATTCTGGGGCTTTTCAACGACAAAACTCACCAAGTGGAACTCATCCTCGACGAAACTCTGCGCGGCGAGGCTTTGCAGTGTCACCCCTTGGTGAACACCGCCACCCTAGTCATCTCCGCCGAAGACATCCAATCTTTTATTACAGCTACTCAAAGTCGGTCTCGCTTTCTGCTGGTGCCCGAACGGAGTAAAAACTTGTACTGACACCAACACCCTGAATACGAAGCCATCCAGAGAGGGTCTTAA
- a CDS encoding replication-associated recombination protein A, whose amino-acid sequence MEPLAAKIRPKQLDEFYGQTHLVGPGKPLRVAMEQKHRFSFVLWGPPGVGKTTLARMYAQSLEAQLFELSAVSAGKADIKAIMELDFFGQARVLFLDEIHRFNKAQQDFLLPFVESGELTLIGATTENPSFEVIPALLSRCRVFVLNPLGKEEMQEILSRTEIPMDEEARDWLIQMADGDARQALTVLENTQQLFKTVTVESLKNTLQSKFLRYDKKGEEHYNIISAFIKSMRASQPDAALYYLARMIESGEDPKFIARRMVIFASEDIGLAMPTALVVANEVFRAVETIGLPECALNLAHGVAYLSQCKKDRSVNDALKAAMADAEQYGNLPVPLMLRNAPTKLMKELDYGKGYEKYSKADFLPEKLKGRKYL is encoded by the coding sequence ATGGAGCCTCTTGCAGCCAAAATACGGCCCAAACAACTGGATGAGTTTTATGGGCAAACCCACCTGGTTGGACCCGGGAAACCTCTCCGCGTGGCGATGGAACAAAAACATCGGTTTTCCTTTGTTTTGTGGGGGCCGCCCGGTGTTGGAAAAACCACTTTGGCCCGAATGTACGCACAAAGCTTGGAGGCGCAGCTTTTTGAACTCTCCGCGGTTTCTGCCGGGAAAGCCGACATCAAAGCCATTATGGAGCTGGATTTTTTTGGCCAAGCCCGCGTTTTGTTTTTGGATGAAATCCATCGTTTCAATAAGGCTCAACAGGATTTTCTTCTTCCGTTTGTGGAGAGTGGTGAACTCACTTTGATTGGTGCCACCACCGAGAATCCGAGTTTTGAAGTGATTCCGGCGCTGCTCTCACGGTGTCGTGTTTTTGTTTTGAATCCATTGGGGAAAGAAGAGATGCAGGAGATTTTGAGTCGCACGGAAATTCCAATGGACGAGGAAGCACGGGATTGGCTGATTCAAATGGCGGATGGGGATGCGCGCCAAGCTCTCACGGTTTTGGAAAACACGCAGCAGCTCTTTAAAACGGTGACGGTGGAAAGCCTGAAAAATACGCTCCAATCTAAGTTTTTGCGTTACGACAAAAAGGGCGAGGAGCACTACAATATCATCAGTGCTTTTATTAAAAGTATGCGGGCGAGCCAGCCCGATGCCGCTTTGTATTATTTGGCCCGAATGATCGAATCCGGAGAGGACCCCAAGTTTATTGCGCGACGCATGGTGATTTTTGCGAGTGAAGACATTGGACTCGCCATGCCCACCGCGCTGGTGGTGGCCAACGAGGTCTTTCGCGCAGTGGAAACCATTGGTCTTCCCGAATGCGCGCTCAATTTGGCTCACGGAGTCGCCTACCTTTCGCAGTGTAAAAAAGACCGGAGCGTGAATGATGCGCTCAAGGCCGCCATGGCCGATGCCGAGCAATACGGCAATTTGCCTGTACCCCTCATGCTCCGCAACGCACCGACCAAACTCATGAAAGAGCTGGATTATGGCAAAGGTTATGAGAAATACTCCAAAGCAGATTTCCTTCCGGAAAAACTGAAGGGGAGGAAATATCTTTAA
- a CDS encoding FG-GAP-like repeat-containing protein: MISTQKALRVPVLLILTGLLIIPLTQAATLSLESFAQFQGPSYDASVGTDIATGDLNGDGYDESILAAPSKNTIYIARGKAGRYRGDTILSGSSIAVWTGDTSLRSSGYLGGALAVGDLNADGFEDVVVADQGDDDAGGNAGAIYIIYGHAGRTGSLDFLDGTLPKFTGEGASDAAGSAVSVGDTDGDGYDDIVVSAKGYGYSDVDNYDGKIYLIKGQDSELTSMSLLDASTATWVGENPFDHAGSSIAIGDINGDGLEDILTSASGNDDGGDAAGAVYLIYGSSDLSGENFLSDASMVQLTGEAMGDCLCEQLKVGDINRDGFGEILIPSYNDDAGVDAGAVYLIYGSSTTLSSMVLSDTSVVKFTGEDMGDYAGKTIAVADQDGDGWSEIIIGAVGQDEAANDAGAVYIVRGQEERFSSFRLSSPSAIKLLGEAENDYAANQVATGDLNGDGLADILVGASGNNSTSVDAGAVYVIYGRGSASLFRQSTARSKPQKDDGWGGGDHDCSSIQPQGDCCFVEARSRVQRVGGGRSDQDQNLRTRQKGHACPIFVPIPYLFCRYLPTYKQVHGFDLASSSKSPPNRCKVFRARPQRQESVIPEVHDNEPWTGVSRNRWAWQKYIPPNGLRPCAPAGGELGAQARRGAGFAATLFCAPFPSLPSLRDTAANADCAHD, translated from the coding sequence ATGATCTCTACACAAAAAGCTCTTAGAGTTCCCGTTCTTCTAATTTTGACAGGCCTCCTTATCATTCCCTTGACGCAAGCCGCGACACTTTCCCTTGAGTCATTCGCCCAATTTCAGGGGCCAAGTTATGATGCATCAGTAGGAACAGACATAGCTACGGGTGATTTGAACGGCGATGGTTACGACGAATCCATCCTTGCCGCCCCCAGCAAAAACACTATTTATATAGCACGGGGAAAGGCAGGACGATATCGAGGTGACACCATCCTTTCTGGGAGTAGCATTGCAGTATGGACAGGAGACACGAGTTTGAGGTCCTCAGGTTACCTGGGCGGCGCGCTTGCGGTGGGTGATTTGAACGCAGATGGTTTTGAAGATGTAGTCGTGGCAGATCAAGGAGATGATGACGCCGGAGGGAACGCGGGAGCGATTTATATTATTTATGGACACGCGGGCCGGACAGGATCTTTAGATTTTCTGGATGGAACCTTGCCAAAGTTTACCGGTGAAGGAGCATCGGATGCAGCTGGATCTGCCGTGAGTGTTGGGGATACAGATGGAGATGGTTATGATGACATTGTGGTGAGCGCGAAAGGATACGGTTATTCGGATGTCGACAACTACGACGGCAAAATTTACCTTATAAAAGGCCAAGACTCAGAGCTCACATCGATGAGTTTATTGGACGCCAGTACGGCAACTTGGGTGGGAGAAAATCCTTTTGATCATGCAGGGAGTTCCATAGCCATTGGAGACATCAATGGAGATGGTCTTGAAGATATCTTAACTTCAGCATCAGGTAATGATGACGGGGGAGATGCAGCTGGAGCAGTGTATTTGATTTATGGATCAAGCGACCTCAGCGGTGAAAATTTCCTGAGTGACGCAAGTATGGTTCAACTTACGGGAGAAGCCATGGGAGATTGTTTGTGTGAACAATTAAAGGTCGGGGACATCAATAGAGACGGTTTCGGAGAAATTTTAATACCTAGTTATAATGATGATGCAGGCGTAGATGCAGGGGCCGTATATTTGATTTATGGAAGTTCTACCACATTAAGTTCCATGGTGTTGAGCGACACCAGTGTCGTAAAATTCACAGGAGAAGATATGGGTGATTACGCTGGGAAAACGATTGCCGTGGCAGACCAGGATGGAGACGGGTGGAGTGAAATCATCATAGGAGCTGTGGGTCAGGATGAAGCCGCTAATGATGCCGGAGCAGTTTACATCGTAAGAGGTCAAGAGGAGAGATTCAGCTCCTTCCGGCTTTCTTCACCTTCTGCTATAAAATTGCTTGGAGAGGCTGAAAACGATTATGCGGCGAACCAGGTTGCCACGGGAGATTTAAATGGAGATGGACTGGCGGACATCCTTGTGGGTGCCTCCGGAAACAACAGTACCAGCGTTGATGCAGGAGCCGTCTATGTGATATATGGGCGCTGATCAGCAAGTCTCTTCAGACAATCTACAGCACGCTCAAAACCTCAAAAGGATGATGGATGGGGGTGATGAGACCATGACTGCTCCTCGATTCAGCCTCAAGGAGACTGCTGTTTCGTCGAAGCACGCTCTCGGGTGCAAAGGGTTGGAGGCGGGCGCTCAGATCAGGATCAGAACCTCCGTACACGGCAAAAAGGCCACGCATGCCCCATCTTCGTGCCAATTCCATATCTTTTTTGTCGTTATCTCCCCACATATAAACAAGTGCACGGATTTGATCTCGCGTCATCTTCAAAATCCCCTCCAAATCGGTGTAAGGTTTTTCGTGCTCGACCTCAAAGACAGGAATCGGTGATTCCCGAAGTCCACGATAACGAGCCTTGGACGGGGGTAAGTCGGAACCGGTGGGCATGGCAAAAATACATTCCACCAAATGGTCTACGCCCGTGCGCTCCAGCCGGCGGCGAGCTTGGTGCCCAGGCGCGTCGGTGAGCATGATTTGCCGCCACCCTTTTTTGTGCGCCGTTTCCATCACTTCCTTCACTCCGGGATACAGCTGCAAATGCTGACTGCGCACACGACTAA
- the pnp gene encoding polyribonucleotide nucleotidyltransferase, whose translation MSIQTVETELAGRKIKLETGRLALQANGAVTIQMGESIVLCTAMMAEEGKPDADFFPLTIEYQERYYASGKIKGSRFMKRDGRSSDEAILKARIIDRPIRPLFPKGITNETQAIATILSADLVNETGVLAITGMSAAMLVAGLPFAGPLAGVRIGMKNNQFIVFPTFEEMEGAQLDLLVAGTMEAITMVEAGANELTDEQMLQALELAHKTIKEICAFQMQLVQKINPTLRSYTVAKASDEIINLVAGVLTADDLAIYKGGSKKEIKDAIHALQDKVLAHFAAEIEAETYTKGALLAGLEKVMDNSMRNNILERDQRLDGRRLDEVRKISIEVGLMPRTHGSALFQRGETQALTLTTLGAPGDAQIIDSMEVDTEKRYIHYYVFPPYSVGEIKGLRGASRREIGHGALAERALLPVLPAKEDFPYTILVVSEIMTCNGSSSMASVCGSTLSLMDAGVPLKKPVSAVAMGLVCSDEFKQSGTGAYKILTDIQSFEDFAGDMDFKVARTADGITALQMDIKVKGITLQMMGEALSKAATACNQMLAEMQTVLPAPRGELSKYAPIIMKIQINPDYIRDVIGKGGETIQKITAECGVEMDIEQTGLVIITAPNQEAGTKAANWVKSIVYEPTPGEEFEGTVVKIMDFGAFVEFVPGKDGLVHISALRPFRVNKVEDVVKVGDKVRVKLLKIDEQGRYNLSMKEFYQDAPAPAPARKPEGPAAPAAPSDGYDF comes from the coding sequence ATGTCTATACAAACTGTTGAAACCGAACTTGCCGGTCGCAAGATTAAGCTCGAAACCGGGCGACTTGCTTTGCAAGCGAACGGGGCCGTTACCATTCAAATGGGGGAGAGCATCGTGCTCTGCACCGCCATGATGGCCGAAGAAGGAAAACCCGACGCGGATTTCTTCCCTCTTACTATCGAATACCAAGAACGCTACTACGCCTCCGGAAAGATCAAAGGATCTCGCTTCATGAAACGAGATGGCCGCAGCAGCGATGAAGCCATTTTAAAGGCTCGTATCATCGATCGTCCCATTCGCCCCCTCTTCCCAAAAGGAATCACCAACGAGACTCAGGCGATTGCTACTATTCTTTCCGCTGACCTCGTGAATGAGACCGGAGTGCTCGCAATAACAGGGATGTCCGCCGCCATGCTCGTGGCCGGTTTGCCTTTTGCCGGGCCTTTGGCCGGAGTGCGCATTGGAATGAAGAACAATCAATTCATTGTGTTCCCCACCTTTGAAGAAATGGAAGGGGCTCAGCTCGATTTGCTTGTGGCCGGAACAATGGAAGCCATCACCATGGTGGAAGCCGGAGCCAATGAGCTCACGGACGAACAAATGTTGCAAGCGCTGGAACTCGCGCACAAGACCATCAAGGAAATCTGTGCTTTCCAAATGCAACTCGTACAAAAAATCAATCCTACGCTCCGCTCGTACACGGTGGCCAAAGCCTCCGACGAGATCATCAATCTGGTTGCAGGCGTGCTCACCGCAGACGACCTCGCGATCTACAAAGGAGGATCCAAGAAAGAAATCAAAGACGCGATCCACGCACTTCAAGATAAAGTGCTCGCGCATTTTGCCGCAGAAATCGAAGCGGAAACCTACACCAAAGGAGCTCTCCTGGCCGGACTTGAAAAAGTCATGGACAACTCCATGCGAAACAATATTTTAGAGCGAGACCAACGGCTCGACGGTCGCCGCCTCGATGAAGTTCGAAAGATCAGCATCGAAGTGGGACTCATGCCTCGAACGCACGGATCCGCTCTCTTCCAACGAGGAGAAACGCAAGCGCTCACGCTCACCACACTCGGTGCGCCCGGCGATGCGCAAATCATCGACTCCATGGAAGTGGACACCGAAAAACGATACATTCACTATTATGTATTCCCACCGTATTCCGTAGGAGAAATCAAAGGACTTCGCGGCGCTTCCCGTCGTGAAATTGGACACGGAGCACTCGCAGAACGAGCCTTGCTTCCCGTACTTCCCGCCAAAGAAGATTTTCCATACACCATTCTTGTGGTGTCCGAAATCATGACTTGTAACGGATCCAGCTCCATGGCTTCCGTCTGTGGATCAACCCTTTCACTCATGGACGCCGGAGTACCGCTCAAAAAGCCGGTTTCCGCCGTGGCCATGGGTCTTGTGTGCAGCGATGAATTCAAACAGTCCGGAACCGGAGCTTACAAAATCCTCACCGACATTCAGTCTTTTGAAGACTTTGCCGGAGACATGGACTTTAAGGTGGCCCGCACCGCGGACGGAATCACCGCTCTGCAAATGGACATCAAAGTGAAGGGAATTACTCTGCAAATGATGGGAGAGGCGCTGTCAAAAGCCGCCACCGCTTGTAATCAAATGCTCGCCGAAATGCAGACCGTATTGCCCGCTCCTCGTGGTGAACTCAGCAAATACGCACCCATCATCATGAAGATCCAAATCAATCCGGATTACATTCGTGATGTGATTGGTAAGGGTGGAGAAACCATTCAAAAGATCACCGCCGAATGTGGCGTGGAAATGGACATCGAACAAACCGGTCTCGTCATCATCACCGCTCCAAATCAGGAAGCGGGAACCAAGGCGGCCAACTGGGTGAAATCAATTGTATACGAACCCACTCCGGGTGAAGAATTCGAGGGAACCGTGGTGAAAATCATGGACTTCGGAGCCTTTGTAGAATTCGTTCCTGGTAAAGATGGATTGGTGCACATTTCCGCACTCCGTCCTTTCCGTGTGAACAAGGTGGAAGATGTGGTGAAAGTGGGCGACAAAGTCCGCGTAAAACTCCTCAAGATCGACGAACAAGGTCGTTACAACCTTTCGATGAAAGAGTTCTACCAAGATGCCCCCGCTCCGGCACCCGCTCGCAAGCCGGAAGGCCCCGCCGCACCCGCCGCTCCAAGCGACGGATACGACTTCTAA
- the rpsO gene encoding 30S ribosomal protein S15 encodes MKRDDKKKIIKKFAQHDKDTGSAQVQAAVLTTRINQLTEHLKSHKNDLHSRQGLLKMVGKRRRHLQYLKTKSKDEYEKVLDQLQLRK; translated from the coding sequence ATGAAACGAGACGACAAGAAGAAAATCATCAAAAAATTTGCCCAGCACGACAAGGATACCGGTAGTGCGCAAGTACAAGCCGCGGTTCTCACCACTCGCATCAACCAGCTCACCGAGCACTTAAAGAGTCACAAAAATGATTTGCACTCTCGCCAAGGACTGCTCAAGATGGTGGGCAAGCGCCGCCGTCACCTCCAGTACCTAAAGACGAAGAGCAAAGACGAGTACGAGAAAGTCCTGGACCAACTACAACTTCGTAAGTAA
- a CDS encoding magnesium transporter CorA family protein: protein MQQSISFEKLTWTVVEDPDAESLLALKEKHGFHELDIEDCLSENQRSKVDEYEDYLFIILHIPYFDKRKQRIVSEEVDIFIKANLLITVHWGGLKPLNDFYALTEKSLTERKKVMGHSSGYLMYEIVDHLFAGLFPLLDNIESNVNSLEQEAFLGGQKDMLKEILNTKKNIIGFRRVMAPLRTVVAQIEHKNKKFLPDSLEVYFDDVLDKVEKIWSNLENLKELVESLQDTNESLISHTTNNVIKTLTVFSVVMLPLNLLAGMYGMNVHLPYAQHPLIFFVLAGGMLFILFVMLVFFRFKRWI, encoded by the coding sequence ATGCAACAATCCATCAGTTTTGAAAAACTCACATGGACCGTGGTGGAGGATCCGGATGCCGAATCTTTGCTTGCTTTAAAGGAGAAGCACGGCTTCCACGAACTGGATATTGAAGACTGTCTTTCCGAGAATCAACGCTCCAAAGTGGACGAATACGAAGACTATCTTTTCATTATTTTGCACATTCCTTATTTTGATAAACGCAAACAGAGGATAGTGAGCGAAGAAGTGGATATTTTTATAAAAGCAAACTTGCTGATCACCGTGCATTGGGGAGGGCTCAAGCCACTCAACGATTTTTACGCATTGACCGAAAAAAGCCTCACCGAACGAAAAAAAGTGATGGGACATTCCAGTGGGTATTTGATGTATGAAATTGTGGATCACCTTTTTGCCGGACTCTTCCCCTTGCTCGACAACATCGAGTCCAATGTGAACTCCCTGGAACAGGAGGCCTTTTTGGGAGGACAGAAGGATATGCTCAAGGAGATTTTGAACACCAAGAAGAACATCATTGGATTCCGTCGTGTGATGGCACCGCTCCGCACCGTGGTGGCACAGATTGAGCACAAGAATAAGAAATTCCTCCCCGACAGTTTGGAGGTTTATTTTGACGATGTGCTGGATAAAGTGGAAAAGATTTGGAGCAATTTGGAGAATTTGAAAGAGTTGGTGGAATCCTTACAAGACACCAATGAATCCCTCATTTCCCATACCACCAACAATGTGATCAAAACACTGACGGTTTTTTCCGTAGTGATGCTGCCGCTCAACCTTTTGGCGGGAATGTATGGGATGAATGTCCATCTGCCCTATGCCCAGCACCCGCTCATTTTCTTTGTTTTGGCCGGAGGAATGCTATTTATTCTCTTTGTGATGCTTGTTTTCTTTAGATTCAAACGCTGGATTTAG
- a CDS encoding DUF3307 domain-containing protein, with product MIFLHLIIAHLLGDFVFQSNDLIHKKYKSWTGTLQHAGIIALCSTVALLPILQHRMTWIVIGIIFAVHFTQDCLKISFDRRYNKRKSTIPFFVDQIFHTALILFLSPLLSGLQPTTLPTMVMEIYSSQLAAVFVIGALLFSYVQDITVFQFARKASKKNLDYKANIPGMLKRLGLFTLFYGIFLILTGAL from the coding sequence ATGATTTTTTTGCACCTCATCATCGCACATCTGCTCGGGGACTTCGTCTTCCAGTCCAACGACCTGATCCACAAGAAATATAAAAGCTGGACGGGTACGCTTCAGCACGCCGGCATCATTGCCTTGTGCAGCACGGTCGCACTGCTCCCCATCTTGCAACATCGAATGACATGGATCGTGATTGGGATTATTTTTGCGGTGCACTTCACCCAAGACTGTCTCAAAATCAGCTTCGACCGCCGTTACAATAAACGAAAAAGCACCATTCCGTTTTTTGTGGACCAGATTTTCCACACCGCGCTCATCCTTTTCCTGAGTCCATTGTTGAGCGGCCTCCAGCCCACGACTCTCCCCACGATGGTTATGGAAATCTACAGCTCTCAATTGGCCGCCGTCTTTGTGATTGGAGCACTTCTGTTTTCCTATGTACAAGACATCACGGTCTTTCAGTTCGCACGGAAAGCCAGTAAAAAAAATCTGGATTACAAGGCAAACATTCCCGGCATGCTGAAACGACTGGGTCTTTTTACACTGTTTTACGGAATCTTCCTCATCCTAACGGGAGCCCTTTAA
- the leuS gene encoding leucine--tRNA ligase, producing the protein MQSYNALEVEKKWQAKWRESGLHKANLASPEKEKYYNLTMFPYPSGDKLHIGHWYNYGPVDTWGRYMKMKGYEVFQPMGFDSFGLPAENYAIKTGVHPAETTRANIDKMKQQIGAIGGMYDLEPGGTGLETSSPEYYKWTQWLFLQLYKNGLAYRKEAPVNWCPGCMTVLANEQVDEGKCERCKSEVVQKNLRQWFFKITSYADKLLDYEGLEWPEKTVLMQKHWIGRKEGINITYKIKSLDEALTVFTTRPETNFGASFVVISPEHPQTLAICAPEQKAAVVAYLEETKKKSELDRQMEGRKKTGVFTGAYAINELTGYEMPVYTADYALMGFGTGVVVGVPGHDLRDFEFAEAMGNIEIIRVIKGPHGEMGPITCKEEVQEDEGEIINSEILDGLTPLQAIPKMMDYLESRGMGKRVVNFRLRDWLISRQRYWGAPIPIIYCEKCGEVAVPDEDLPVVHPHVEDYVPKGTSPLAGSEEFVNVKCPRCSAPAKREVDTMDTFVCSSWYFLRYPDAGNAQEPWSKDRVNQWMPVDMYIGGPEHACMHLLYARFIHKVMHDLGFVEAKEPFKRLVHQGMVTKDGAKMSKSKGNVVSPDEFVNKYGSDVFRMYLMFMGPFTDGGDWNDRGITGVARFVDRFYRMMQVEQGEGMDEQEQTQLRQVVHQTVARASEAVANMNFNVAIAALMELTNKALEKGLNKEQKEIVTKILAPLAPHLAEEVWAELGHKESVFNEEWPKADPQFLVKSTVTYAVQVNGKLRATLDLPIETSKEEALATARAHPNAAKFMLGEIVKEIFVPGKIIGFVVK; encoded by the coding sequence ATGCAGTCTTACAATGCGCTTGAGGTAGAAAAAAAATGGCAGGCAAAGTGGCGTGAAAGCGGCTTACATAAGGCGAATTTGGCGAGTCCGGAAAAGGAGAAATACTACAATCTGACCATGTTCCCCTACCCCAGCGGCGACAAGCTGCACATTGGGCATTGGTACAATTACGGACCCGTGGACACCTGGGGGCGGTACATGAAAATGAAGGGCTACGAAGTGTTTCAACCGATGGGTTTTGACTCTTTTGGGCTTCCTGCGGAAAATTATGCCATCAAAACAGGTGTGCATCCGGCGGAAACCACTCGAGCGAATATCGACAAAATGAAGCAGCAGATCGGTGCGATTGGTGGGATGTATGATTTGGAACCGGGTGGAACGGGGCTCGAAACCTCCTCTCCCGAATACTACAAGTGGACGCAGTGGCTCTTTTTGCAACTCTACAAAAATGGCTTGGCGTATAGGAAGGAAGCACCGGTGAACTGGTGCCCCGGCTGCATGACCGTGCTGGCCAATGAACAAGTGGATGAAGGGAAATGTGAACGCTGCAAAAGTGAAGTGGTGCAGAAGAATTTACGCCAGTGGTTTTTTAAGATCACCAGCTATGCAGATAAATTGCTCGATTATGAGGGGCTTGAATGGCCTGAAAAAACGGTTTTGATGCAAAAACATTGGATTGGGCGCAAAGAGGGAATCAATATCACCTATAAAATAAAGAGCTTGGATGAGGCGTTGACGGTGTTCACGACTCGTCCGGAAACCAATTTTGGGGCTTCGTTTGTGGTGATTTCGCCGGAGCATCCACAAACTTTGGCGATTTGTGCTCCGGAGCAGAAAGCGGCGGTTGTGGCTTATTTGGAGGAAACGAAGAAGAAGTCCGAGCTGGATCGGCAGATGGAGGGACGAAAAAAAACCGGTGTGTTTACTGGAGCGTACGCCATCAACGAACTGACCGGCTATGAGATGCCGGTTTACACCGCCGATTATGCACTCATGGGATTTGGAACCGGAGTGGTTGTGGGAGTGCCCGGGCATGATTTACGAGATTTTGAGTTTGCGGAGGCCATGGGAAATATCGAGATCATCCGCGTGATTAAAGGCCCACATGGAGAAATGGGACCGATCACCTGCAAGGAAGAAGTTCAGGAAGATGAAGGGGAAATCATCAACTCAGAGATTTTGGATGGTCTCACCCCTCTGCAAGCGATTCCTAAAATGATGGATTACCTTGAATCTCGTGGCATGGGCAAACGGGTGGTGAATTTTCGGTTGAGAGATTGGCTGATTTCCAGGCAGCGCTATTGGGGTGCTCCCATCCCTATTATTTATTGTGAAAAATGTGGTGAAGTGGCGGTGCCGGATGAAGATTTGCCGGTGGTGCATCCGCATGTGGAAGATTATGTGCCCAAAGGCACTTCGCCTCTGGCCGGTTCGGAAGAATTTGTGAATGTAAAATGCCCTCGATGCAGTGCGCCGGCGAAGCGAGAAGTGGATACTATGGATACTTTTGTGTGCAGCAGTTGGTACTTTTTGCGTTATCCGGATGCCGGCAATGCACAGGAGCCGTGGAGCAAGGACCGCGTGAATCAATGGATGCCGGTGGACATGTATATTGGTGGGCCGGAGCATGCGTGCATGCATCTTTTGTACGCGCGATTTATTCACAAGGTCATGCATGATTTGGGCTTTGTGGAAGCCAAGGAACCGTTCAAGCGACTGGTGCATCAAGGCATGGTGACCAAGGATGGGGCGAAGATGAGCAAGTCGAAGGGGAATGTGGTGAGCCCGGATGAGTTCGTGAATAAATACGGCAGTGATGTGTTCCGCATGTATTTGATGTTTATGGGGCCTTTCACTGATGGTGGAGACTGGAACGACCGTGGCATCACCGGAGTTGCGCGATTCGTGGATCGTTTTTATAGAATGATGCAGGTGGAACAAGGGGAAGGGATGGACGAACAGGAGCAAACTCAGCTTCGCCAAGTGGTCCACCAAACCGTGGCTCGTGCCAGTGAGGCAGTGGCGAACATGAATTTTAATGTGGCGATTGCTGCGCTGATGGAGCTCACGAATAAAGCCTTGGAGAAGGGTCTGAATAAAGAGCAGAAGGAAATTGTGACTAAAATTTTGGCTCCGCTCGCCCCCCATTTGGCGGAAGAAGTTTGGGCTGAGTTGGGACACAAGGAAAGTGTGTTTAACGAGGAGTGGCCAAAGGCAGACCCTCAGTTTCTTGTGAAGAGCACCGTGACTTACGCCGTTCAAGTGAACGGGAAGTTGCGGGCCACCTTGGATTTGCCGATTGAAACAAGTAAAGAAGAGGCGCTCGCTACCGCTCGCGCCCACCCCAACGCCGCCAAATTCATGCTTGGAGAAATCGTAAAAGAAATCTTCGTGCCCGGAAAGATTATTGGTTTTGTAGTGAAATAG